TTCAATTATTTGAGAAGCTATTCAACAACTATTTCCTCGGAGTTGCCTTAGAAGACCAAAGCAAAATTAACAGCGAACTCATTGCCCTCGGTCAGTATTTAGGCAAAGCCAGCATTATTTTAACCATTATCTTTTTCTTCGCCCAAACCCACCACATCAATCTCATTGGCTTGGTGGCTAGTTTGGGGGTCGCTGGGGCAGCGATCGCTTTTGCTTCCCAGAAAATTATTGAAGAAGTGTTGTGGAGTATCGTTCTATTTCTCGATCGCCCCTTCAGCGTTGACGAATACATTCACTTACCCGACCGCACCTTGGGCAAAGTCGAATCCATAGGATGGCGCTCCACCAAAATTCGTCTCTCCGGGAAAAACACACTCGTCATCATTCCCAACAGCCATTTAGCTCAAGACCGTATCGAAAATCTCACCCGAGCTAAGCGTGTTATTTCCATGGTCACCCTACGGTTTTTCCGTAGCATGAGCGAACAGGAAAAAGCCCTCATTCAAGATTTAATTACCGACAGCACCAGCGATATTCTGGGCATCGATCGCGATCTAACCCAAGTTACCTTCCAAGAAATCGTTGACCGCGAAGGTCGCAACTGCGTTCGCGCCCAGGTAATTTTCTTTATCTTGGGCACAACAGAAGGTTCCATGGAACTACGCCGCGGCTTGTTGGAAATTGCCCGAGAAAATATGGTGGAAAAACTGCAAAAACACGGCATCGCCTTCGACTGCGAGCAAAGTACAGTAGATGTGGTGCAGCCTATGAACATCTAATGCCATTTTCTGAAAATTTTGCCAGAGACGCTCGAGACGTTTTTGCAAAGGCGCAACCCGCGATCGCCTCTACCAGGGCAATTGAAAAATTTCAGACAATTATTGCTTTTAGAAATGGCATAAGCCACTGAAAAATTTTCGCTACAATTTTTGCACGCCCACCCCAACTCTTTCCCGGCATCTTTGCTTGTTCGCCTATGCAGCTTTTGGAAGTTGTTCGCGTTGAATGGGATATCCTGCGGGATGTTCTCGAGTTAATGTTGCGCCTGGCACTGTTTTCTTTAGGGGCTGCGATCGCGCCTTTCATCGGGCGATCGTTCCCGCGCACCCTATGGCGTTTTTTACAGCTATTGCAGCGCTACGTAGAAATTGACGCAAAACACACCTACGAACAATTTGTCAAACCCTTCCAAAATTTAATCACCATCGCCGGTACATTTTTCTTCATTGCCCTTTCCCTGAACTGGCTGCTGCCCTACGAAGAGCTGTATAAATTCCTAGGGTTTTTCATTTACCTCGCCCTATCGGTTACCATGGCTTGGACAGCTTTAAAACTGGCTCGACAAATTATCCGTCGCACTGTCATTACCCTCGTGCAGCGTTGGTTTGGCGAAGTCAACGAAGTAGTGCTGATTTTTGAAACCCTCATCTACGTCGCCATTGTGTTGCTTGCCCTCATTGTCTTTGCTGTCGGATTGCAGGTAAACTTAGTGGCGTTGGTTGCTAGTTTGGGCATTAGCGGGGTTGCTGTTGCCTTCGCTGCCCAACAGACCCTCAGCCGGTTGTTTGGTACTTTAGAAATTTTCCTCGATCGCCCCTATCGCCCTGGCGAATACATTCGGGTAAATTTCAATCCCTATGCAGAAGATGCCTACGGTCGCATCGAATCCATCGGCTTGCGTTCTACGAAAATTCGTTTGGTGGCCAAAAATACCATTTCCATCGTACCCAATTCATTTATGGCCAGTGCCAACATTGAAAATATCAGCCGCGGCAATAAATTGATGGCGTTACTGTGTTTGGATTTTGAACGCATACTTTCTGAAGGGGAACAAGCCTTGGTCAAGCAAATTGTGGAAGAAGCCACCAAAATCTTTTGGGGATTCGATCGCGCCAGTACTAGAATTCAATTTTGCCCCACAGAAACCCAAAAACAAACCCGCGCCCGCATTATTCTGTTTATCTCCAGTGCCGACCAAAGTTCTCTGGGATTGCGCAAGCGTTTGCTAGAACTTGCCAACCACGCGATCGCGGATAAACTCGCTGCCTACGGTCTGCATTTTACCACCCCAGAACCTATGGTCTATATAGACTCGCCCATGTCTCTATAGTCAAGTTCGATCCTTTTTCCATACAATTTTTATTGTTTCCAATTTACGGGAGCGCACTATGAATCCCCAATCTCCTTCGCAACCCAGTTCCGAACCCAGCCAATCCGAATCATTTCCCGAACATCCCCCCGAGTTTCAACAGGAACTAGAACGATTGGAGGGAAGATTAGAACGCCTGCGTGGATTGGCACAAACTTTGGTGGGTGGTTTGGCGATCGCGCTGGTCATTTCTATTGGTATTTCTGGCTGGTTTGCCTATCGTTCTTTACTTCAAGAACGTCTCAACCGCCAACAAGCAGAAGAAGCCCAAAACCAATATTCAGAAATTCAAGAAGAACTCGATCGCTTGGAACAAGCACTTCAAAGCCAACAACGACAAGTCGAGCGTCTGAACGAAGAAATTCCGCCGGAACTGCAAACCCTTACCGATTCAGTCAATAGCAACCAACGCCAGTTGCAACTGCTACGCGAACGACTCTCGCAAATCGAAACCGAAGTTACTACATCCGCAGACACCGACGGTGAGGAAAATAACAACAATGAAAACAATTAACAAACAATCTAATACCAAATCCGACATGGAAAAACCACAATTTTTTGGTCGGGGCATCCCCCACTGTGGGTTCCTTTTGCAAGGGTAAGCACGGGGGCGCTACCCCTATGCTTCGGCAGGCTCAGCACAAGCATTTTTGTGGGTTTATGTACATCGGATTTAGTATAATCCCATTTCCTTAATAATATGCAAGAGATAATAGAAGCATTTTTGTAGGGGCGCAACGGGTTGCCCCCCTACTGAGTTTCGGCATGATTTTCGTCAAATGCTGCCTCTACCTGCTTTTGGAATCGAATAGGAAGCTCAATAATAAATTTTGTACCGCGATCGCTAGCCGAGATACATCTGAGATCGCCACCGTGTTTCTCGCAGACAATTTGATAGCTCACCGCCAGACCCAATCCCGTACCTTTGCCGACGGGTTTGGTGGTAAAGAACGGATCGAATAACTTGCTTTGCAAACTTTTGGGAATCCCCGGTCCGTTATCATCAATCTCAATAAAAATGCGATCGCGACCTGCTAGAAAACCATTTTCGTGAGCTTCTGCTTTTTGATAGCGGGTGGTAATGGTAATGCGACTGGGATCTTCTTGAATTTCTTGTGGTTGGCGTTTGGCATCGCGCTCTTGTAACACATCAATGGCATTGTTAATCACGTGCATAAATACTTGATTGAGCTGCTTGCCGTAACATTCTACCTTGGGGAGATCGCCGTATTGTTTTTCCACCTGAATCGCCGGGCGATCGCTGGTCGCTTCCAACCGGTGTTGCAAAATTGAAAGCGTACTATCCAACCCCGCATGAATATCAAACAGTTTCAATTCCGCCTCATCATGGCGCGAAAACGTACGCAAAGACTGTACGATATCCCAAATACGCTCCGAGCCAGCCTTCATAGAATCCAGCAAATTGGGCAAATCTTCCAAAACAAACGTCAGATCCACCTGATGGATTTTCTCTTGAATTGCCTCAGTAGGGTCGGGATATTCTTGTTGGTATGCATTTAGCAATGCCAGCAAGCTTTGTATGTAATCTTCTAAATAAGGAAGATTTCCATAAATCGCATTGATAGGATTGTTGATCTCGTGGGCAATCCCCGCTACCAATTGCCCTAAACTAGACATTTTTTCAGATTGAATCAGCTGAGCTTCCGTGCGTTGTAACTCATGTAGGGTTTTTTGGAGTTCACTAGTTTGTTGGCGTAAGCGCTCTTCGTTACGACGCAAAGCCGCTTCCGCCCGTTTGCGATCGGTGATATCCTGTTCTTCCACTAAAAAAGCATGTTCTCCCGTCACCGGGTCTCGAGTTAGCCGCGCCTCGATGCGATGCCAACGAACTCCCATCAGGGTCCACATTTGGGCTTCCGTTCGGAATAGTTCTCCCGAGTGCAAGCAATTGACCGCCTCCTGGGCAACCCGACGATTGACAAACCGCTGTTGGAACATCTCCGGTTCCGGTTGAATCAAAAAATTGCCGTAACAGTTAGTAGCAGCAGGATTTTGGGAAATTGGCGTACCATCAGTGGCATACAGGGAAATTAACACCGTGGTGTGGCGTAGGGCTTCGATAGCGCGCAAAGCATCGCGGTCTTGTGGTTGGGAAACCACTTGTCTGCCTTCTACCAACATAGCAAAATGCCCAGGCTGGATGGTCACTCCAGAACAGACACATTCCATAGTGACGCTTCTGCCTTGGGGATAAAAAGTCCACTGCTCCACCACAGTTTCTCCCTGGCGGAAGTATTCTAAGTACGTAGCCAGGCGAATGCGCGTGGTGTGGGAAGCATCGCTAAAATCGCGATTGAGTAAGTCTTGGTAGCTGGCAGCATCCCAAAGTTCCACAGCAGCTTGGTTCGCCCACCATATTTTCCAAGCGTGGGGATCGAAAATCCAAATGGGTGTATGCAACCTTGCTAGTAGGTTGAGTTGTGATGGGGTGATGGGGGATTCGCTAGGGGAAAGCACGATTGTTGGTCCTGGAAATAGCAACCAAAGGCAAAATGAGTGGTTGGTGGTAGGAGGCTTGCTTGTTGCTGGGTATGGATGGGTGCTGGGGCAACTCCAGTGATTTGGTTCGTCGTACAAACCAACTCGATCCTAGGCAACTATAGGAGTCCCTGCCTAATTCGGCAACCGCAAGAAAACGGACAAGTAGACTGGCATGATTTGACGAACATGTTATAATTCAGTATTTTTACATAGGTGGGCATTTCAGTAAATATACGGTGGCGTGATGAGGATTTCTGGATGGCGCGATCGCTTGGGCGGCGATCGCATCAATAGAAAGCTGGGAAAACTGGGGAAGGGACAAGCGTGCAATTGGTTATCTTCCATCCTCCCATGTTTGACGATCCCCCCAACGGAAATTCAAATTGCTGCTATAGATGCGCCGGTCAAGTTTATGTTAAATTATACAATAAGATAATAGCAGAAAAAAACAACAAGAATCGGATGCGCGATCGCTATCTTTAAATAATTTTTAAATTTTGGGTGAATTGGGAAAACCGTTCAAACCGGCACCAGGGAATCCTGGCAATTCCCCGGAACTAGGTAATTTGGAGTTTGGTTGTAACCGGAGAGTTGGCAAAGATACTCGTCAAAATACCAGCGTCGTTCTAGTTTCGTTCTAGTTTTGTTGTTGGCAGCAAATATATTTTGCCAACCATCCCAACTGAAGACAAACATTTTACCTGCCAAAAACTTGATTGCCGGCAGGGCAGCCTAAAATGCAGAAGCCTCTGCTAAAAAAATCAAAAGTAAACCATTCCCCACCCCATTGTCTTGAAGTCAAAGAGAACCATGAACGTATCGCTAACATCTTTTCCATTCCGATGATTGGATGTTCCTAAAATGGCAATATTTCTGTTTGTCCATTTTATAGTTATATAAAAATAAAACAATTCCAGCAAGGTCAAATCCCCGAATTGTCCATACATTGGTAGCAATTGGAAATTGATTTGGAGGGATGAGATGATGAACTATGCTGCTCCTCCTGCCAGTATTCAGAACTGGTTGCAAGAAACATTATCCACCTTACCAATTAATTTACAAGTTGAGTTTTGGAATTCCCAAAAACTGCTCATTCAAGGAAATAGAGATCGAACCGAACCAGCTTTAACCTTACGAATTTACCATCCAGGCGTTTTGCGCGCTTTGCTGTTGCAGCGAGATCCTTTGGTACTAGCAGAAGCCTACCTACAGGGATTTTGCGACTTTGTGGGGTCCATCGATGCCTTGTTGCTGTTTCGACAAAACTTACCCCAAGTTGCCCGCCAACCCATCCAAACTGTAAAAACTTGGCTGCAAGCCATTACCCTGCCACCGCTGCCATTTTCTAACAAAAACAACAATTTTTGGAACTTTTGGCAACCCCGCCACCGCCAGCAAGACTTGGAAGCAGTACAGCATCACTACGATTTGGGTAACGATTTTTATCGTCTTTGGCTCGATCCGCACATGGTATACTCCTGTGCCTATTTTCCCCACGAAAACGCCACCCTGCAAGAAGCGCAAGAAGCCAAACTCGATACCATCTGTCGCAAACTGCAACTGCAACCCGGCGAAACCTTGTTAGATATTGGTTGCGGTTGGGGATCGCTATTGCATTGGGCAGCAACGCGCTATGGTGTAAAAGCCTATGGCATCACCCTCAGCCAAAATCAAGTAGACTACAACCGCCAGTGGATTGCCAAACGGGGATTGCGCGATCGCATCCAAGTTGAATTGCGAGACTACCGGGATTTGCCAACAGAACCCACCTTCGACAAAATTGTTTCTGTGGGCATGGTAGAACACGTGGGCATGAAAAACTATCCTACCTACTTCCAAAGTGCTTTATCCTGCCTGCAACCGGGTGGCTTGTTCCTCAACCACGGTATTACCTGTACCCAAAAACCAAACCAATCCGAAGCCGGCGAACGATTTATTCACCGCTATATCTTTCCCAACGGTGAGTTGGCGCGTTTGTCTACCATCTTGACTGCTGCCGAAGATGCTGGCTGGGAAATTGTAGACGTAGATGCCTGGCGACCCCACTATGCCAAAACCCTGCGTCATTGGGCACATAATTTAGAACGGGTTCGCGATCGCGCTTTGGAACATATCGACCAACGCTGGTTGCAACTGTGGAAATTATATTTGCTAGGTTCGGCAGAAGGATTCGAGCGCAACTACATGGGCATTTCCCAAACCTTGCTGCGCCGTCAAGCCGATACCCAATGGAATCTACCCCTCACCCGGCGCAACTGGCTTGGTTAGATTGTCAAACAACAACTGCGTTCAAATCGCGATAAACTGAAGCAGATTGCCTTTAGCGATAGCCGGAACACACTTACCAGCAAAATCATGACCACACAGGTAAACGATTTGCAAGAGCAGTTGGAACAACTGCGCAGCAACGCCCAAAACGCGATCGCGCAATGTCAAAATCTCGACGATCTAGAATCTCTACGGGTCAACTATCTCGGCAAAAAAGGACAGCTCTCGCAAATATTGCGCAACCTGGGCAAATTAGGTCCGGAAGAACGTCCGAAAATTGGCGCGATCGCCAACGAAATCAAAGAAGCCATCCAAAACAGCCTACAGCAGCAGCGAGAAACCCTGCAAACCGCCCAAATCGAGGCACAACTGCAAGCCGAAGCCCTCGACGTCACCATGCCCGGGGTATATCGCCCCCAAGGCAAAATCCATCCCCTCAACGGCGTCATCGATCGCATTATCGATATTTTCGTGGGATTGGGTTATACCGTCGCCTCCGGTCCAGAAATCGAAACCGACTACTACAACTTTGAAGCCCTCAACACCCCAGAAGACCACCCCGCCAGGGATATGCAGGATACCTTTTATCTGCCAGGGAACAAACTCCTGCGTACCCACACTTCCTCCGTACAAATCCGCTATATGGAACGCCACCAACCCCCCATGCGCGTGGTTGCCCCCGGTAGGGTATATCGCCGCGACACGGTGGATGCCACCCACTCGGCGGTGTTCCATCAAGTGGAACTATTGGCAGTAGACGAAG
This Geitlerinema sp. PCC 9228 DNA region includes the following protein-coding sequences:
- a CDS encoding mechanosensitive ion channel domain-containing protein is translated as MGITLDPLKLSVLFFLALVVFLGFLLVAGLSYLPMSRLFDALVTRFSPQDIYQEIIAPYRIWLTLTIVAIVLDTVVVALPNPDWLNWLEFPIGIFIALNVIILAFQLFEKLFNNYFLGVALEDQSKINSELIALGQYLGKASIILTIIFFFAQTHHINLIGLVASLGVAGAAIAFASQKIIEEVLWSIVLFLDRPFSVDEYIHLPDRTLGKVESIGWRSTKIRLSGKNTLVIIPNSHLAQDRIENLTRAKRVISMVTLRFFRSMSEQEKALIQDLITDSTSDILGIDRDLTQVTFQEIVDREGRNCVRAQVIFFILGTTEGSMELRRGLLEIARENMVEKLQKHGIAFDCEQSTVDVVQPMNI
- a CDS encoding mechanosensitive ion channel domain-containing protein; amino-acid sequence: MQLLEVVRVEWDILRDVLELMLRLALFSLGAAIAPFIGRSFPRTLWRFLQLLQRYVEIDAKHTYEQFVKPFQNLITIAGTFFFIALSLNWLLPYEELYKFLGFFIYLALSVTMAWTALKLARQIIRRTVITLVQRWFGEVNEVVLIFETLIYVAIVLLALIVFAVGLQVNLVALVASLGISGVAVAFAAQQTLSRLFGTLEIFLDRPYRPGEYIRVNFNPYAEDAYGRIESIGLRSTKIRLVAKNTISIVPNSFMASANIENISRGNKLMALLCLDFERILSEGEQALVKQIVEEATKIFWGFDRASTRIQFCPTETQKQTRARIILFISSADQSSLGLRKRLLELANHAIADKLAAYGLHFTTPEPMVYIDSPMSL
- a CDS encoding uroporphyrinogen-III C-methyltransferase; the protein is MNPQSPSQPSSEPSQSESFPEHPPEFQQELERLEGRLERLRGLAQTLVGGLAIALVISIGISGWFAYRSLLQERLNRQQAEEAQNQYSEIQEELDRLEQALQSQQRQVERLNEEIPPELQTLTDSVNSNQRQLQLLRERLSQIETEVTTSADTDGEENNNNENN
- a CDS encoding ATP-binding protein, with translation MLSPSESPITPSQLNLLARLHTPIWIFDPHAWKIWWANQAAVELWDAASYQDLLNRDFSDASHTTRIRLATYLEYFRQGETVVEQWTFYPQGRSVTMECVCSGVTIQPGHFAMLVEGRQVVSQPQDRDALRAIEALRHTTVLISLYATDGTPISQNPAATNCYGNFLIQPEPEMFQQRFVNRRVAQEAVNCLHSGELFRTEAQMWTLMGVRWHRIEARLTRDPVTGEHAFLVEEQDITDRKRAEAALRRNEERLRQQTSELQKTLHELQRTEAQLIQSEKMSSLGQLVAGIAHEINNPINAIYGNLPYLEDYIQSLLALLNAYQQEYPDPTEAIQEKIHQVDLTFVLEDLPNLLDSMKAGSERIWDIVQSLRTFSRHDEAELKLFDIHAGLDSTLSILQHRLEATSDRPAIQVEKQYGDLPKVECYGKQLNQVFMHVINNAIDVLQERDAKRQPQEIQEDPSRITITTRYQKAEAHENGFLAGRDRIFIEIDDNGPGIPKSLQSKLFDPFFTTKPVGKGTGLGLAVSYQIVCEKHGGDLRCISASDRGTKFIIELPIRFQKQVEAAFDENHAETQ
- a CDS encoding class I SAM-dependent methyltransferase; this encodes MMNYAAPPASIQNWLQETLSTLPINLQVEFWNSQKLLIQGNRDRTEPALTLRIYHPGVLRALLLQRDPLVLAEAYLQGFCDFVGSIDALLLFRQNLPQVARQPIQTVKTWLQAITLPPLPFSNKNNNFWNFWQPRHRQQDLEAVQHHYDLGNDFYRLWLDPHMVYSCAYFPHENATLQEAQEAKLDTICRKLQLQPGETLLDIGCGWGSLLHWAATRYGVKAYGITLSQNQVDYNRQWIAKRGLRDRIQVELRDYRDLPTEPTFDKIVSVGMVEHVGMKNYPTYFQSALSCLQPGGLFLNHGITCTQKPNQSEAGERFIHRYIFPNGELARLSTILTAAEDAGWEIVDVDAWRPHYAKTLRHWAHNLERVRDRALEHIDQRWLQLWKLYLLGSAEGFERNYMGISQTLLRRQADTQWNLPLTRRNWLG
- the pheS gene encoding phenylalanine--tRNA ligase subunit alpha; protein product: MTTQVNDLQEQLEQLRSNAQNAIAQCQNLDDLESLRVNYLGKKGQLSQILRNLGKLGPEERPKIGAIANEIKEAIQNSLQQQRETLQTAQIEAQLQAEALDVTMPGVYRPQGKIHPLNGVIDRIIDIFVGLGYTVASGPEIETDYYNFEALNTPEDHPARDMQDTFYLPGNKLLRTHTSSVQIRYMERHQPPMRVVAPGRVYRRDTVDATHSAVFHQVELLAVDEGLRFTDLKGTIHEFLRQMFGDLPLRFRPSYFPFTEPSAEVDIQWQGDWLEVLGCGMVDPNVLETVGYDSEKYTGFALGLGVERFAMVLHQLDDIRRLYSSDLRFLNQF